A section of the Rhodanobacteraceae bacterium genome encodes:
- a CDS encoding helix-turn-helix transcriptional regulator, whose product MQALSTWVSFGAALVAIMLAGHLLLSRQRGGGLGLLLLCLLAVQAGSLGLQLLRPGMFPPAWRAISGAALPGLLFLLFERADTRWRPLDALHLVPPAIIAALVAWPASGSWLDAALLLLMLGYALALLSRDRRDLGQSLRRQARLLAAASLLALVLVDGLIGWSLAHGDRLTESPWLPFGALALLAPGMLLFVWAWRDPEWLGRLRETLSAVPDGSTEPLAEASISDPAASADAIALCQQLEQLLRAERAHAEFGISLAKLARRLRVPARQLSVAVNQVHGRGMRTLLNDWKVADAAAQLRDPELRDKPITEVMFDAGFQTKSNFNKEFALRHAMSPSAYRASFDR is encoded by the coding sequence ATGCAGGCGCTGAGCACATGGGTGAGCTTTGGCGCGGCGCTGGTGGCGATCATGCTCGCGGGGCATTTGCTGCTCTCGCGGCAGCGCGGCGGCGGATTGGGATTACTGCTGCTGTGCCTGCTGGCGGTGCAGGCGGGCTCTCTGGGGCTGCAGCTGCTGCGCCCCGGCATGTTCCCGCCGGCCTGGCGGGCCATCTCTGGTGCCGCCTTGCCGGGGCTGCTTTTCCTGCTGTTCGAGCGAGCCGACACCCGCTGGCGGCCGCTGGACGCTCTGCACCTGGTCCCGCCCGCGATCATCGCCGCGCTGGTGGCCTGGCCCGCGTCCGGCAGCTGGCTGGACGCCGCGCTGCTGCTGCTGATGCTGGGCTATGCACTGGCCCTGCTCAGCCGCGATCGCCGGGATCTGGGACAATCCCTGCGCCGTCAGGCACGCCTGTTGGCTGCGGCCAGCTTGCTCGCTCTGGTGCTGGTCGATGGTCTGATTGGCTGGTCACTGGCCCACGGTGATCGCCTGACGGAGTCGCCCTGGCTACCTTTTGGGGCGCTGGCGCTGCTCGCCCCGGGCATGCTGCTGTTTGTCTGGGCCTGGCGCGATCCGGAGTGGCTCGGCCGCTTGCGCGAGACCCTGTCGGCGGTCCCGGATGGCTCCACCGAGCCACTAGCCGAGGCCTCGATCAGCGATCCGGCCGCGTCCGCAGACGCCATCGCCCTGTGCCAGCAACTGGAACAACTGCTGCGCGCAGAGCGTGCCCATGCCGAGTTTGGCATCAGCCTGGCCAAACTTGCTCGGCGCTTGCGGGTACCGGCTCGCCAGCTGTCAGTGGCGGTCAACCAGGTGCACGGCCGAGGCATGCGCACCCTGCTCAACGACTGGAAAGTGGCTGACGCCGCTGCCCAGTTGCGCGACCCCGAGCTTCGGGACAAACCGATCACCGAGGTGATGTTCGATGCTGGTTTTCAGACCAAATCGAATTTCAACAAGGAGTTCGCGCTCCGGCACGCGATGTCGCCGAGTGCCTACAGGGCCAGTTTCGATCGCTGA
- a CDS encoding amidohydrolase family protein translates to MPRPNLPAKLLLAAMLACNAPLYAHSLLISDVILVSPERAAPLVHAHVLVRDGRIAEIRQSRPRGRFDQTLDARGRWLTPGLIDSHVHLGSDAGLREDQAQAHPELRAAFLAQEPRSYLYFGFTHLVDLNESEDFIRQWRALPLAPGLSYCKSLPFPGGYGEAFLPESVRNRTPYLLDDPAQRESMPEGYEPEEHTPDAVLAKVARTPAICVKTYFETGFAGLWDWPVPSDALIADVHQAAKARGRRHVHHANSLAGYRQGLAARVDVLAHGLWHWDAHNAERKLPPAIAKLLDELIAAGIAIQPTSQVLGAELRLFDPAFLDDPRLRKAVPAALLDFYRSEDAQWFRRKMEQNLQRTELVQQFLGAEANGDPRQTSQVALDRLQLVVRYLHAQGGRLLLGSDTPSSPTYTNPPGLNGLLELQFLQDAGLSPHEALLAATLDNARSIGLDGELGSIEVGKRADLLLLSADPLASVQAFDHIDQVILGGRVIKRETLAADACAAPGHQSGRKRAC, encoded by the coding sequence ATGCCACGCCCGAACCTGCCGGCAAAGTTGCTTCTTGCGGCAATGCTCGCCTGCAATGCCCCGCTCTACGCCCACAGCCTTCTGATCAGTGACGTCATTCTGGTCTCTCCCGAGCGCGCCGCGCCGCTGGTTCACGCCCACGTGCTGGTGCGCGATGGCCGGATTGCGGAGATCCGCCAATCGCGGCCGCGGGGTCGCTTTGACCAGACGCTGGACGCGCGCGGCCGTTGGCTGACGCCCGGCTTGATCGACAGCCATGTGCATCTGGGCAGTGACGCCGGGCTGCGCGAGGATCAGGCCCAGGCTCATCCGGAGCTGCGTGCGGCCTTTCTGGCCCAGGAGCCGCGCAGCTACCTGTATTTCGGCTTCACCCACCTCGTCGATCTCAACGAGAGCGAGGACTTCATTCGCCAGTGGCGGGCATTGCCCTTGGCGCCAGGCCTGTCCTACTGCAAGTCGCTGCCCTTCCCGGGTGGCTACGGCGAGGCCTTCCTGCCCGAATCGGTGCGCAATCGCACCCCCTATCTGCTCGATGATCCGGCGCAACGCGAATCCATGCCGGAAGGCTATGAACCCGAAGAGCACACGCCCGACGCCGTGCTGGCCAAGGTCGCGCGCACGCCGGCCATCTGCGTGAAGACCTACTTCGAAACCGGCTTCGCCGGCTTGTGGGATTGGCCAGTGCCTTCGGATGCCCTGATCGCGGACGTCCACCAGGCAGCGAAGGCGCGCGGGCGCCGCCATGTGCACCATGCCAACAGCCTGGCCGGTTACCGGCAAGGACTGGCGGCCCGAGTCGACGTGCTTGCCCACGGCCTGTGGCACTGGGATGCGCACAATGCAGAGCGGAAGCTGCCACCGGCAATCGCGAAGCTGCTGGATGAGTTGATCGCTGCCGGCATCGCCATCCAGCCGACCAGCCAGGTGCTGGGCGCAGAATTGCGCCTCTTCGATCCGGCCTTTCTCGACGATCCCCGGTTGCGCAAGGCGGTACCGGCAGCCCTGCTGGACTTCTATCGCAGCGAGGACGCGCAGTGGTTCCGGCGCAAGATGGAGCAGAATCTCCAGCGCACGGAACTCGTGCAGCAATTCCTGGGGGCCGAAGCGAACGGCGATCCCCGCCAGACCAGCCAGGTGGCACTGGACCGATTGCAGCTGGTGGTGCGGTACCTGCACGCGCAGGGCGGCCGCCTGCTGCTCGGCAGCGACACACCCTCCAGCCCCACCTACACCAACCCGCCGGGCTTGAACGGGCTGCTGGAGCTGCAGTTCCTTCAGGACGCCGGACTCTCACCGCACGAAGCCCTGCTCGCCGCCACCCTGGACAACGCCCGCAGTATTGGACTGGACGGGGAACTGGGCAGCATCGAAGTGGGCAAGCGCGCCGACCTCCTGCTGCTCAGCGCCGACCCCTTGGCCTCGGTCCAGGCCTTCGACCACATCGACCAGGTGATTCTCGGTGGCCGAGTGATCAAGCGGGAAACCTTGGCCGCCGATGCCTGCGCTGCACCGGGGCACCAGTCCGGGCGCAAGCGAGCCTGCTGA
- a CDS encoding serine hydrolase: MRFLIKIAGLTLLCAARMVVAGDASSVYNEAFQKLHERGQFNGAVLIEKDGKVLLDTELGVSDAFDQTPLTRNSLYRLASVSKTLTATALLTLVEKGKISLDDPVQKFLPEFPYEKPTVRHLLEHSSGLPEYIFGLDYAPATGGALTNRDLLTWLAEQKPPLAFEPGEGWDYCNTGYALIPLIIEQVSGTDYPAFLRKAVLRKSGMRNTYHISELDPQRRRRVAQGHGFDYASASDLRVDQHPVLSAEFQADQVYGAGDIYSTTRDLLAFDHALRAGKVIGAKIQKQAYTSLMLPEGFPAGYGLGWQVAETDYTGRIIHHHGQGDGYRTRFYRFLDKGITIVILQNARELYADAALRVAQELAFKGHYTLPVPSLAEALSLTLHQDGLQAALAQMDGARSNAKAWSLVSRDLNNLALTYWFAGDRPSALALMKGYLQLFPEDPAVYLALAEALGEDGQTEAAREYRREAEEIAHKP, from the coding sequence ATGAGGTTTCTGATCAAGATCGCGGGGCTGACCCTGCTCTGTGCAGCGCGAATGGTCGTCGCAGGGGACGCTTCAAGCGTCTACAACGAGGCCTTCCAGAAACTCCATGAGCGCGGTCAGTTCAATGGGGCAGTACTGATCGAAAAGGATGGAAAGGTCTTGCTGGACACCGAGTTGGGTGTCTCCGATGCATTCGACCAGACGCCGCTGACCCGGAACAGTCTCTACCGGCTGGCATCGGTGTCGAAGACCCTGACAGCCACGGCGCTGCTGACACTGGTCGAGAAAGGGAAGATCTCACTGGATGACCCGGTCCAGAAGTTCCTGCCCGAATTCCCCTATGAAAAGCCAACCGTGCGGCATCTGCTGGAGCACAGCAGCGGCCTGCCCGAGTACATCTTTGGCCTGGACTACGCGCCCGCCACGGGCGGAGCGCTGACCAATCGCGACCTCCTGACATGGCTCGCGGAGCAGAAGCCGCCGTTGGCCTTCGAGCCGGGCGAGGGTTGGGACTACTGCAACACCGGCTATGCCTTGATTCCCCTGATCATCGAGCAGGTCTCCGGGACCGACTACCCGGCATTCCTGCGCAAGGCCGTGTTGCGCAAGAGCGGCATGCGCAATACCTATCACATCTCGGAACTTGACCCGCAACGGCGCCGCCGGGTGGCACAAGGCCATGGCTTTGACTACGCCTCCGCCAGCGATCTGCGCGTCGACCAGCACCCGGTACTGTCAGCAGAGTTCCAGGCTGACCAGGTTTATGGCGCAGGCGACATCTACTCCACGACCCGGGATTTGCTGGCCTTCGACCATGCACTGCGGGCCGGGAAAGTCATCGGTGCAAAGATTCAGAAGCAGGCCTATACCTCGCTGATGCTCCCCGAGGGCTTCCCTGCCGGATACGGGCTCGGCTGGCAGGTGGCAGAGACCGACTACACCGGACGAATCATCCATCACCACGGCCAGGGCGATGGCTACCGAACCCGCTTCTACCGATTCCTCGACAAGGGCATCACTATCGTCATTCTGCAGAATGCCCGGGAGCTGTACGCTGATGCGGCGCTCAGAGTCGCCCAGGAATTGGCATTCAAGGGCCACTACACGCTGCCAGTGCCTTCGCTGGCCGAGGCTTTGAGCCTGACGCTGCACCAGGATGGCCTGCAGGCGGCGCTGGCGCAGATGGATGGCGCTCGCTCGAACGCAAAGGCGTGGTCGCTGGTCTCGCGAGACCTCAACAATCTCGCCCTGACCTACTGGTTCGCCGGCGACAGACCCTCCGCTCTGGCGCTGATGAAAGGCTACTTGCAACTCTTCCCCGAGGACCCGGCTGTCTATCTGGCTCTGGCCGAGGCTCTGGGTGAGGACGGCCAGACCGAGGCCGCACGTGAATACCGGCGCGAAGCGGAGGAAATCGCCCACAAGCCGTGA